AGTCGTGTGGATTACGCAGACACTTGAGGATTCCCAATTCGAGACATGGGCTGTTGGCGGTGCGGTGCGGGACGCTCTGATCGGCCGAGCATCGGGAGATTGGGATATCACGACCCAGGCGACACCCTCGGAGGTTCGCAGGCTTTTCCGTCGGACCGTGCCGATCGGCATCGAGCACGGCACGATCGGAGTTATCGCGCGCGATGGTGTGATGTACGAAGTGACGACGTTTCGGAGAGACGTTGAAACGGACGGTCGACATGCTGTCGTGGCCTTTGCCGATACCCTCGACGAGGATCTCGGGAGGCGGGACTTCACCATCAACGCCATCGCGTGGCACCCCCTGACCGACGCCTTCGCTGATCCGTTCGACGGTGCGAGCGACCTGGAGCAAGGAACCGTGCGGACCGTAGGAAGTCCGAATGAGCGCTTCCGAGAGGACTACCTGAGAATTCTTCGCGGATTCCGTTTTGCCGGGCGTTTCGACTTCGACATCCACGAGGATACCTGGTCCGCGTCGTGCGATCTGGTGCCGCAGCTCACGTCACTGTCGCCCGAACGGATCCGCGAAGAGTTGCTCAAGATTCTGGCCACGCACTCGCACCCTAGCCGAACACTCGAATTGTATCGCGCCTCGGGTGCGGTCGGTGTGCTGTTCCCTGAACTCGAGCGCCTCTCGGTCCCGGAACCGAAGTCCGCGCCAGGGGAAACCTCGGTCGAGTGGAAGGGTGCACTCGCCACGATAGACGTGCTCCCCGTGGGCCGGCCTCATCTTCGCCTTGCCGGGTTGCTTCGGGGGCTGTCGCCCGATGAAAGCGCCGCGATCCTAGTTCGGTTGAAGCTCTCGAACATCGTAACCGATGCAGTCGCTCGGCTGGCTGCCGCTTCGCCACTCCCGGGGGCCGATGAGACGGACGCCGATGTGCGGCGTTGGTTAAGCCGCCTTGGCGCTGACCGCATGACTCTCGTAGCGAGGCTCGATCTCGCCGAGGCACGCACACACTCAGGAGCGGAACCCCGGCCGGCCGCCATCGTGGAGCGCTGGCAGAGGGCTCGGGCCATCCTTCGGAGCACGCCCCCGCTCACGGTAGGGGCCCTGAAGATCGATGGTAGAGGACTTAGGGCGATGGGGTTGAAGCCAGGGCCTATCTTCGGTGAGATCCTCGACCAGCTGCTGGAGGAGGTGTTGGAGGAACCAGTGCTGAATGAACGGACGGCTCTCGAACGCCGGGTGGCTGAGATCAGCGCACAGCGGAGGTCTGATGGCTGATCTCGATCTCTTTGCGGGAGACGGGCCGTCCAGTTCAGGCGCCGGCAGCGAAACCCATGGGTCGGCGGATATGTCAATCGACAGGTCGGCTCCTCTCGCGGCCCGAATGCGACCTCGGACGCTCGATGAGTTCCGTGGCCAGGATCACCTTCTTGGGTCGGGGCGAGCCGTCCGAGCGATGCTCGCCTCCGGACATGTAAGCAGCATGATTCTCTGGGGACCGCCGGGTAGCGGAAAGACGACACTCGCCCGGCTCGTCGCGGCGGAATCCGGGGTCATGTTCGTGCCGTTCAGCGCGGTCACTGAAGGTGTGGCTCGAGTTCGCGAGATCATTGGCGAGGCAGGGCAGCGCCTGAAGGCCACGGGCCGACGGACGATACTCTTCTGCGACGAGATTCATCGTTTCAACAAGGCGCAACAAGACGCATTTCTACCCCATGTCGAGGCCGGGACGATCATTCTGGTCGGGGCTACCACCGAGAATCCCTCGTTCGAGATCGTTCGCCCGCTGCTTTCTCGTGCTCCGGTATACCTGTTGGAGGCCCTTCAACCCGACGAACTCGAATCGATTCTCCGGGATGCGCTCTCGGCTGAGCATGGTCTGGCCGACTTGGGCGTCGAAGCGTCTGATGAAGCCCTTCGCTTTATTGCCGAGGCCGCGGACGGAGACGCCCGGCGCGCCCTCGGAGTGCTGGAGGCCGCGGCCCAACTCGCAGGTGCTGGCGGTGACCTTGGAGTCGAAGCGGCTCGTGAGGCCCTGCAGCACCGCTTCGCGACGTACGACAAGAGCGGGGAAGAGCACTACAACCTCATCTCAGCCCTTCATAAGTCGATTCGGGGCAGCGACCCGGATGCGGCGCTGTACTGGCTCGCCCGGATGATCGATGGGGGAGAGGACCCGCTGTACATCGCTCGCAGGCTTGTCCGGATGGCGGTTGAAGATATCGGCCTGGCCGATCCGGCGGCACTCACGAACGCCATTGTGGCACGGGAGGCGTACCAGTTTCTCGGATCACCGGAGGGTGAACTCGCGATTGCCCAGGCCGCGTTGTATCTCGCCACGGCACCGAAGTCGAACCGGGCCTATGCGGCGTGGAAAAGCGCGAAGAGAAGGGCTCGCGAGACTCCATCGGCCCCCGTCCCGTTCCACATTCGAAATGCTCCGACGGGCCTCATGAAGGACCTTGGGTACGGGAAGGGCTATCAGTACGATCCGGAGTCTGAGGACGGAATTTCCGACCAGACCTACCTGCCGGAAACGCTTTCTGGGGAGCGGTATTACGAACCGGGACGCTTCGGCTTCGAGAAGACCATCCGAGAGCGTCTCAAGTGGTGGGGAGAACGGCGCGGAAGTCTCGAGATTCCGGGTGATCAGAAAGGCTCAGAGGAAGCGTGATCGCCCCTATGGACCGATGGCTTCCTTGGGTATCGTTCAGGGGTACTCCTCTCGGGAATCGGTCCTGCCTGGACCGGAGGTGAACGATCCCGACGCAACTCATCGATCTTCAGACTCCTGTTGACCGGGTCGTCCTCGTCGGCGCCCCTTCACGGACGCTGTCCCGCGATCTTGCCGATGAACATCTGCTCGAACTGGGCCGCCTCACGGACACAGCCGGTGGCGAGGTTGTTGGCGAACTCACGCAGCGCGTGCATTCGCCGCACGCGCGTTTCTATCTAGGGGAAGGGAAGGCGAAGGAACTCAAGGCGCTTGTTGAGGAAGCCGAGGCTGACCTGGTCGTCTTCGACGAGGAGCTGAGTCCTGCCCAAGGAAAGAATCTGGAGCAGCTGATCGACGTCAGGGTGATGGATCGCTCTGAGCTGATCCTCGACATCTTTGGGACCCGTGCAAGATCTCGAGAGGCTCGCATGCAGGTCGAGCTCGCCCAGCTTCAGTACTTACTTCCTCGTCTTAGTCGGATGTGGAAGCACCTGTCTCGGATTCGAGGCGGAATCGGTCTCCGCGGGCCCGGTGAGACGCAGCTGGAAACCGACCGTCGGTTAATTGGGACCCGAATCGGCGAACTCCGTCGTAAGCTGAAGGCTGTAGCCAAGGCACGGGCTGTTCAGCGACAGGGACGGGAAGGCTCGTTCAGAGTTTCGCTCGTCGGGTACACAAACGCTGGGAAGTCTTCGCTGCTGCGGGCGCTGTCTGGGTCGGATATTTTCGTAGAGGATCGGCTGTTCGCGACCCTCGATTCGGCCACGCGCAGTGTCTCTCTCGGGTCGGGCCTTGAGGCACTGATCACCGACACAGTCGGCTTCATCCGGAAGCTTCCCCACCACCTGGTTGCCTCATTTCGCTCGACCCTGGAGGAGGCTCAAGAAGCGGACGTGCTACTCCACGTCATCGATGCCTCACACTCCGACTGGGAAGAACAGCGCGCGGTTGTGCTTGAGGTTCTCCATGACCTTGACCTCGACAAGCGTGAGAAGATCCTCGTGTTCAACAAGGTGGACCGGATCACGCATCAGGAGGAAGATGCCTTGAGCGTCCGTATTCGCTCCCTTGATCCGACGCCGGCCGTTTTCGTCTCGGCACACGATCCAGACACGCTCGAGGCGCTCTGCGAAACACTTCGCGCCCGGGTTCGGGGGCGCATGGCGAGTGTCATCGTGACAATTCCTGTGTCCGATGGAGAGACGATCGCGACCGTCTACCGAGAGGGCGAGGTTCGGCACCGAACGGACGAGGGGATGGAGGTTTTGTTGACTGCAAGGGTTCCGAAGAGACTCGTCGGAAGGCTGAGCGGCCGCAGCGGTATCGTTGTGGAGGAGGTGACATGAGTCTCCGCTCGGTGACCATCGTGGGGCCGGGACGCATGGGCCTCACGCTTGGCATGGCCCTCGCCCAATCTCGCGAAGTGCGCAGTCTGACCGTCTTTGGGCGCCATCCGGAGCCGCCCGCCCACCCGCTGTTCGTGAAGGACATGGCGCGGTACGTCTTCGGAGTCGAGCCACTCGAACGGGATTCCACGGTCGTGTTGCTCGCCGTGCCTGATGCACACGTTCCGGAGGCTGCTCACGCACTGGCGGCACAGGGCCCGGCCCCAGAAGGCTGTTCGAGTTTTCACCTTTCGGGGGCGCTCCCGACGGACGTCCTGGAGCCCCTCTACCATCAGGGATACGGGATTGGGTCATTCCACCCTCTGGTCGCGGTATCCCACCCGATGACGGGGGCCGATCACATCCCCGGATCCTACGTGGCAGTCACTGGTGCTCCTGAGACCGTCCGCACGGCGCGCCTAGTTGCAGACGCCATCGGCATGTCGATGTTCGCGGTCCCGGCCTCGCGCCGAGCGCTCTATCACGCTGCCGTCGTGATGGCGAGTAGTTATCTGATTCCAATGCTCGGACTCTCGGCCCGACTGATGGAGCGAGCGGGGATCGACCCGGATGATGCGACGACAGCGCTCATCCCGCTTGTACGCAGCACCCTAGCGAGCGTTGAGGAACACGGGTTTCCGGACTCGTTGCGGGGGCCGATCGCGAGAGGGGACCTCGAGACCACTGCGCTGCATCTGCGCGCGCTCGACGCTGGGGACCAACACTTATATGCGCTCGTCGGATCCGAAGTGTTGCGAATCGGAGCCGATGGGCTGGATCCTCGGATCGTCGAGGAGATGAAAGAAATGTTCGACCGGTATGTCGGACTCGAGACCACACGTATCGGGACAGGGGAGTGATATGCGGCTCTACGTGAACATTGATCATGTCGCCACGGTGCGGCAGGCTCGGATGACTGATGAGCCCGATCCGGTGCGGGCGGCAGTACTGGCCGAACTGGGGGGCGCGGACGGGATTACCGTCCACCTCAGGGAGGACCGCCGGCATATCCAGGACCGTGATGTTCGTGTCCTCATGGAGACCGCCAGAACGGCAGTCAATCTCGAGCTAGCGGCGAGCTCGGAAATCTTGGCGCTCGCTTGTGAGTGGCGCCCGATGCAGGCCACGCTCGTCCCCGAAAAGCGTCAGGAAGTGACGACAGAAGGAGGCCTTGCCCTTTCCCACGACGCGCAACGAAGCACGACGGGAGAGGCGCTGAGGCAACTGTCCGACGCCGGCGTCCGAACATCACTGTTCATTGATCCGGAGGAGGCCGCCATTCAGGTCTCTGTCGATCTCGGAGCTGATGCGATCGAGCTGCACACCGGGGAGTACGCGAACGCCAGCGGCGAGGAACGAGTGTGTCAGCTGCGGCGCCTGGAGCATGCGGCCGAGTGCGCGCGGGCTGCGGGCTTGGGAGTGCACGCTGGTCACGGCCTGACCTACGAGAACGTCGCCCCGGTTGCCGCAATTTCGGCGCTGGAAGAACTCAACATCGGACATAGCGTCGTGTCTCGAGCGGTCTTTACCGGAATGGAGGCGGCAGTGCGTGACATGGCCGCGATCCTGACGCGGGCACGCGTGGAATGAAGACGTGGGCCAAGGCCATCATCGGGATCACGGTCACCGTTTTTGCGCTCTGTTGGGTCCTGCGGGACGTGGACTTCACTGAGGTCCTTTCGCAGATCGCACAGGGCAATTTTCTGTTGCTCGCGGCATCCGTATTCGTGGCGACCTTTGGCTTCTTTATTCGTGCCCTTCGCTGGAAGGTCCTGCTCACTCCGATAAAAGCCGATACCCGACTCCGTTCACGGTTTGCAGGGGTCTCGATCGGTTTCATGGCGAACAACCTCCTTCCGGGACGTGCTGGGGAGCTGGCTCGCCCGCTGGCATTTAGCAAAATGGAACCCGTCAGCGTGACGGCAGCCTTCGGTTCGCTCGTCGTAGAGCGCTTCATGGACGGCGTCGTGTTGCTTCTGTTTCTGGTTATCCCGCTCCTGTTGCCGAGCTTCCCTGCGACCGATGCTCTCACCACGGGCTACGGCCTGTCTCTGTTCAATTTCGCGATTGCGCTTGTACTCGGCGTGCTCGCGGTGCTCGTGATCATGGCTGCGTTACCGAAGGTATTCATGCGGATCGCGGAGGCGGTGACGTCATTCGTCCCGCAGCCCACTGCCGGGAAGATCACGTCGTGGCTTCGTGGTCTACTGGAGTCGATCACGATCATGCGCGAGCCCAAGCTGCTCATCGCGGGCTTCGCGTGGTCGCTGTTCTTCTGGACGTGGCACGGTCTGTCCTTCTGGCTCGGCATGCTCGCTTTCGGAATCGATACCGGCTGGGTTTCAGCGATCTTTACTGAGGCGGTGGTCGGATTTGCGGTGGCTTTGCCGGCGGCACCCGGTTTCTTCGGCACCTTCCATGCTGGCGTGAGCTTTGCGCTAACGACTGTTTACGGGGTGCCGGACCCGCAGGCTCTGGCTTTCGCGTTTGCGTATCACTTCGGCGGCTGGATTCCCATCACTGCCATCGGTTTGTGGTACACCTGGAAACTTGGCTTGTCACTGGGCGAGGTCGGTGGAGGTGGCGGCACCGAGGACGGTGTCAGCCCTCAGGGTGACGCTGCTCAGCCGTCCGTTGGTGTAGAAGAACACACACGCTGATGACCGCGCGGCGCTCTGCGAGCACGCTTGCTCCCGCGAAGATCAACCTCTTTCTGCGCGTCTTGCACCGGAGACCGGACGGGTATCGGGAGCTTGAGACGTTGTTCCAGGCAGTGTCTCTCTACGATCGGGTACGGGTGCACCTTGAGCCCGCGGGTACTTCTTCCATCCGCCTCGAGGTTGTCGGCGCCGATCTTGGGCCGAACCGTGACAATCTGGCCTGGCGCGCTGCCCAGTCGTTTCTCTCCAGCTTCGCGATGTCCGCCCGAGTCGAGATCGAACTCGAGAAGCATATTCCTGCCGGTGCTGGACTGGGAGGGGGCTCATCCGACGCTGCCGCCGTCCTGAGGTGCATGGCTGCGCTCACCGGGGTTTCCGACGACAACGCACTTCACCGTGTGGGGACTCGCCTCGGTTCGGATGTCCCGTTCTTCTTGGGAGCGCCTCTGGCAATCGGTCGGGGGAGGGGGGAGGAGTTGACTGAAGTGAGTGCGCTCCCGCGGAGACCAGTGGTACTGGCGCTGCCACCCGTGCATCAGCCCACGGTGGAGGCCTTCAGAATGCTCCCTGAAGAAGACGTCCACGGAGGCACCCGCGTCGTGCCCCTCCGCGAGGACCTCAACTGGGATCAGGTCGACGAGTGGTCCGAGAACGACTTCGAGGCCGCGGTGGTCGATCTTCACACTGAGGTCCAAGACTCGCTCGACGCCCTCGTTGACGCCGGCGCGGACGTGGCTGGCTTGTCGGGCAGCGGAAGTGCCTGCTTCGGTTGTTTCGATTCGGATGAGGTCGCGTCCGCGGTCGCAACGACTCTTTCTGCACGTCTCGGGTGGCGGTTCGTCGCTGTCTCGACAGAGTCTTCGCTCCCGACGATCACGGAGAGCTGACAGGGGGTTGAACCGCCGACCCTCTCTCCGGTAACATTCCGGCACTGGCCCGTCGTCCAATGGCAGGACACCGCTCTTTGGCAGCGGTAATGATGGTTCGAATCCATCCGGGCCAATTTCGAGCGCCGTGCCACACGCGATGTGGTGTGGATAGCTTAAAGGAAGTGACAAGGCTCAGGTTCAGGGCAGAAACGCTTCGGCTTGAGGTCTCTGTCGTCCGGACGGACCGGGGGATGCTCAGTCCTGTCGAGAGCTTTCTCGGGCTGAGTACGCCTCCACCGCCGCTGACCCTGTTCGTGGGAGGAAGCAGCGCCTGATGGACTAGGTCACGCCTTCCACTGCCCCGATCTCGACCTCCCGCCGCTGAAGGATGGGCGATATAAGATCCGGCTCGTATTGCGAACCGCAGATCTCTCCGATGCGGTCTCCTCCCTCGATTTCGAAGTCAAGCGGAATCCGTTGACCGTCTTGAGGGTCCTCTCTAGCTTTTTGTGCTGTCTCGTCGCGCGCCACTGGCACTTCCCACCCCACCCCCCATCGGAATGGACGACACTTACAGACGGGGTCCGCTACTTCTGCTGGCCGGCCGAGCAAATCGTCCACTCGCCGCCGAAATCGGGGAGATCATCGGGGAGTCACCAGACGCCGCGACGATCAAGCAGTTCGCGGATGGCGAGATCTTCGCTCGGATCGATCGAAATGCGAGAGGACGGGACGTCTACATCGTGCAGACGACGAGCGCACCCGCCGACAACATCATGGAGCTTCTGCTTCTGATGGATGCGGCACGCAGGGCATCCGCTGCACGCGTGACG
This portion of the Longimicrobiales bacterium genome encodes:
- a CDS encoding CCA tRNA nucleotidyltransferase → MNGLRLAPPQAVVWITQTLEDSQFETWAVGGAVRDALIGRASGDWDITTQATPSEVRRLFRRTVPIGIEHGTIGVIARDGVMYEVTTFRRDVETDGRHAVVAFADTLDEDLGRRDFTINAIAWHPLTDAFADPFDGASDLEQGTVRTVGSPNERFREDYLRILRGFRFAGRFDFDIHEDTWSASCDLVPQLTSLSPERIREELLKILATHSHPSRTLELYRASGAVGVLFPELERLSVPEPKSAPGETSVEWKGALATIDVLPVGRPHLRLAGLLRGLSPDESAAILVRLKLSNIVTDAVARLAAASPLPGADETDADVRRWLSRLGADRMTLVARLDLAEARTHSGAEPRPAAIVERWQRARAILRSTPPLTVGALKIDGRGLRAMGLKPGPIFGEILDQLLEEVLEEPVLNERTALERRVAEISAQRRSDG
- a CDS encoding replication-associated recombination protein A — its product is MADLDLFAGDGPSSSGAGSETHGSADMSIDRSAPLAARMRPRTLDEFRGQDHLLGSGRAVRAMLASGHVSSMILWGPPGSGKTTLARLVAAESGVMFVPFSAVTEGVARVREIIGEAGQRLKATGRRTILFCDEIHRFNKAQQDAFLPHVEAGTIILVGATTENPSFEIVRPLLSRAPVYLLEALQPDELESILRDALSAEHGLADLGVEASDEALRFIAEAADGDARRALGVLEAAAQLAGAGGDLGVEAAREALQHRFATYDKSGEEHYNLISALHKSIRGSDPDAALYWLARMIDGGEDPLYIARRLVRMAVEDIGLADPAALTNAIVAREAYQFLGSPEGELAIAQAALYLATAPKSNRAYAAWKSAKRRARETPSAPVPFHIRNAPTGLMKDLGYGKGYQYDPESEDGISDQTYLPETLSGERYYEPGRFGFEKTIRERLKWWGERRGSLEIPGDQKGSEEA
- the hflX gene encoding GTPase HflX, which translates into the protein MLELGRLTDTAGGEVVGELTQRVHSPHARFYLGEGKAKELKALVEEAEADLVVFDEELSPAQGKNLEQLIDVRVMDRSELILDIFGTRARSREARMQVELAQLQYLLPRLSRMWKHLSRIRGGIGLRGPGETQLETDRRLIGTRIGELRRKLKAVAKARAVQRQGREGSFRVSLVGYTNAGKSSLLRALSGSDIFVEDRLFATLDSATRSVSLGSGLEALITDTVGFIRKLPHHLVASFRSTLEEAQEADVLLHVIDASHSDWEEQRAVVLEVLHDLDLDKREKILVFNKVDRITHQEEDALSVRIRSLDPTPAVFVSAHDPDTLEALCETLRARVRGRMASVIVTIPVSDGETIATVYREGEVRHRTDEGMEVLLTARVPKRLVGRLSGRSGIVVEEVT
- a CDS encoding DUF2520 domain-containing protein is translated as MSLRSVTIVGPGRMGLTLGMALAQSREVRSLTVFGRHPEPPAHPLFVKDMARYVFGVEPLERDSTVVLLAVPDAHVPEAAHALAAQGPAPEGCSSFHLSGALPTDVLEPLYHQGYGIGSFHPLVAVSHPMTGADHIPGSYVAVTGAPETVRTARLVADAIGMSMFAVPASRRALYHAAVVMASSYLIPMLGLSARLMERAGIDPDDATTALIPLVRSTLASVEEHGFPDSLRGPIARGDLETTALHLRALDAGDQHLYALVGSEVLRIGADGLDPRIVEEMKEMFDRYVGLETTRIGTGE
- a CDS encoding pyridoxine 5'-phosphate synthase; protein product: MRLYVNIDHVATVRQARMTDEPDPVRAAVLAELGGADGITVHLREDRRHIQDRDVRVLMETARTAVNLELAASSEILALACEWRPMQATLVPEKRQEVTTEGGLALSHDAQRSTTGEALRQLSDAGVRTSLFIDPEEAAIQVSVDLGADAIELHTGEYANASGEERVCQLRRLEHAAECARAAGLGVHAGHGLTYENVAPVAAISALEELNIGHSVVSRAVFTGMEAAVRDMAAILTRARVE
- a CDS encoding lysylphosphatidylglycerol synthase transmembrane domain-containing protein; amino-acid sequence: MKTWAKAIIGITVTVFALCWVLRDVDFTEVLSQIAQGNFLLLAASVFVATFGFFIRALRWKVLLTPIKADTRLRSRFAGVSIGFMANNLLPGRAGELARPLAFSKMEPVSVTAAFGSLVVERFMDGVVLLLFLVIPLLLPSFPATDALTTGYGLSLFNFAIALVLGVLAVLVIMAALPKVFMRIAEAVTSFVPQPTAGKITSWLRGLLESITIMREPKLLIAGFAWSLFFWTWHGLSFWLGMLAFGIDTGWVSAIFTEAVVGFAVALPAAPGFFGTFHAGVSFALTTVYGVPDPQALAFAFAYHFGGWIPITAIGLWYTWKLGLSLGEVGGGGGTEDGVSPQGDAAQPSVGVEEHTR
- the ispE gene encoding 4-(cytidine 5'-diphospho)-2-C-methyl-D-erythritol kinase, producing the protein MTARRSASTLAPAKINLFLRVLHRRPDGYRELETLFQAVSLYDRVRVHLEPAGTSSIRLEVVGADLGPNRDNLAWRAAQSFLSSFAMSARVEIELEKHIPAGAGLGGGSSDAAAVLRCMAALTGVSDDNALHRVGTRLGSDVPFFLGAPLAIGRGRGEELTEVSALPRRPVVLALPPVHQPTVEAFRMLPEEDVHGGTRVVPLREDLNWDQVDEWSENDFEAAVVDLHTEVQDSLDALVDAGADVAGLSGSGSACFGCFDSDEVASAVATTLSARLGWRFVAVSTESSLPTITES